One part of the Trichomycterus rosablanca isolate fTriRos1 chromosome 25, fTriRos1.hap1, whole genome shotgun sequence genome encodes these proteins:
- the tstd3 gene encoding thiosulfate sulfurtransferase/rhodanese-like domain-containing protein 3, whose protein sequence is MALNICCRLTRCVLRALDRRNVATRALASHPLCLQNQRAVDRTTIWMRSFSSESAAVIITHEQLKKLLVGRSGVLIDVREPWELREFGSIPGSINVPLGQVTGALQLNPEEFKEKYGGEMPSVTENIVFTCLAGVRSQKALDAAIALGYSNVRHYPGGWKDWAEHEILQTKE, encoded by the exons ATGGCCTTAAATATCTGCTGTCGCCTGACAAGATGCGTTTTGCGTGCATTAGATAGAAGAAATGTTGCTACAAGAGCGCTAGCATCACATCCACTGTGTTTACAAA ATCAGCGTGCCGTTGATAGAACGACTATTTGGATGCGCAGTTTCAGTTCGGAGTCGGCTGCCGTCATAATTACTCACGAACAGTTAAAGAAGCTGCTCGTGGGTAGATCAGGCGTGCTTATAGATGTACGAGAGCCATGGGAACTTCGAGAATTCGGCAGTATACCCGGCTCCATTAATGTTCCAC TGGGGCAGGTGACCGGTGCTCTACAGCTGAACCCAGAGGAGTTTAAGGAGAAATATGGAGGAGAAATGCCGTCCGTCACTGAGAACATCGTGTTCACTTGTCTGGCAGGAGTGAGGAGTCAGAAAGCTCTGGATGCAGCGATAGCTTTAGGATACTCCAA TGTGCGGCATTACCCGGGAGGATGGAAGGACTGGGCTGAACATGAAATCCTGCAGACCAAAGAAtga